The Flavobacterium sp. M31R6 nucleotide sequence TATTTGAAATTTTCGAAAGCATTTACAGCCATCAAAGTTTTGTGTAAATAATAAATGAAAAAGGACGTGCCCTGTGCTTTGGATGTTTCATACGCTTTGGTACAATCAATAGTCACGTTAACTCCAAAAAAAGGTTCTTGCATTTGTTTAAAGAAAAGGAAATGTTCTTTTCGATTCCAATTGTCTAGGTCTAAAAGTCTTTTCATTTTTTAGTATTTAGGGTGATCCAATTCTTTAGCGGTCTGAAGGTTTTAAGGGAATACGTTTGAATTTAAAAACCTAGCTAAAATACTAAATAAAAAGCATTTTAAGTAAAATAAAAAAGCCTCAAAAGAAATTTCCCTTGAGGCTTTTAGTACTAATTCAATTTATTTATTTTACTTTGAAAGTAACTCTTCTCACTAGTTTTCTAGCTCCATCTGAGTCTTTATCAACAGAGGAATCTTCACCTGCACCAACAATATTTAATCTTGAAGAATCGATTTTAGCTTTTACAAGAACATCTTTAACGCTGTTAGCTCTTGCGTTTGACAGTTTGTCGTTATAATCAGATCTACCAATTTCATCGGCGTGCCCAATAATGTCTACTGAAGCTGTTGGGTTGTTTCTTAAATAAGTTAGAATAAAGTCAATTCCTTCCGTAGAAACATTTGTAGGTTTTGATTTTGCAAAATCAAAATAAGTTGTAACATATCCTTCATTGATTAAGTTACGAATCAATTCGTTATTGCTCAATATAACAGTTTGATCTGCTTTTTTGCCATACGTTTTGTCAAAGTAACGTTCTATTTCATCGGGGATATTATTATTGTTCAAATCAACCGCTCTACCTTTGCTGTCTACCATTACACCCGAAATAGTGTTTGGTTCAACATCAAGATAATCGACCACTCCGTCACGGTCCGTATCTTGCATTTTAGTATCAATATCGTTCAATCGTTTATTGATCATGTCAAATTCGTTTTCGTTATCGACAACCCAGTCAGCATGTTTTGCATTAGAACCTAAATACACGGTCAAACCTACTGTGCCATTGAAAAGAATTCCTGAAAAGCCTCTGTTTGCCGTTTGACTTGCCGCATCAAAAGTTCCGTCTTGACCAGCACTAAGAATGGTCGTGAAATCACCAGTTAGTGCTAGGCGATCAGATAATTTGATCTGACCAGTCACTCCAGCTAAAAAGTTACCTGTTCTGTCTTTAAATGAAGAATTCTGATCTTCTAATTGTGCTACACCAAAACCGGCATGACCTAATAAGCCAATAGTTTTTGTCCAAGTTTCAAAACTCATAATTCGCCCTAAATTAGCAACACCCTGTAATGCTACTCTGTAATATTTAGTGTCAAAATCAGCGGAATTGTCTCTTTCTTTAAAACTGTTATAGCCAAAATCAGCTTTCATACCGAATTTGTTATTGAACATGTATCGAATCCCTAAATCAGCAACAAAGGGGCTGGGAGTTGATGTAGAATAACCTAAAGTCATTGGTCTTTGTGGTTTGTTAACACCACCGGCTAGTTCAATCGACCATTTGTTGAAGTCGGTCTTTTCGCTTTTTTCTGTTGCAGTTTGGGCACTCAATGTGGTCATACCAGAAGCAAAAACCAATGTCAATATAATTTTTTTCATAATTTCATAATTTAAATTCCCGACAAACCTACATTACAAAGTTTGTTGGGAAATTTTAACCCGTGAATTATGAAAGTATTCGTTTTAGTTCTGTAAAAAACAGCTTTTAAAACTATTTTTCAATAGTTATTTGTAAGATTTTAATCATATAATGTAAATGCGGTCTATTGTAAAATCAAAATTATTTCTAGGTAAAAAGGATATAATATGAGTTTTTTGCGACCAAATAGTTTCTAGGTTATCCCAATTATCTTTATTTCAATTTTCGATTTTGTTGGAGAATCTGTTAATCTAGTTTTTTTAAAACCTCTGTTATTTTTTCAAAGGCTTGAAAATTTTTGTGCTCTACTTTATGATCAATTTTCTCATGTGCCCAAGTGGTATGAAAAGGAATGTGAACGGCGTATCCGCCAATGGCCAAAACAGGCAATACATCCGATTTTAAAGAATTTCCAATCATGAAAAATTCCTCGGGTTGAATTTCCAAACGTTTGATCAAATCCGAATAATCCACCTCTTGCTTGTCTGACATTACCTCGATATGGTGAAAATAATGTCCCAAACCGGAATTGTGCAGTTTTCGGCGTTGGTCCAATAAGTCGCCTTTGGTGGCAACCACCAATTTGTATTTTCCATGCAAAGCCTGCAAAGTTTCCTCGACACCATCAAGTAAAACGACTGGCTTTTCAAGCAATTCTTT carries:
- a CDS encoding OmpA family protein, giving the protein MKKIILTLVFASGMTTLSAQTATEKSEKTDFNKWSIELAGGVNKPQRPMTLGYSTSTPSPFVADLGIRYMFNNKFGMKADFGYNSFKERDNSADFDTKYYRVALQGVANLGRIMSFETWTKTIGLLGHAGFGVAQLEDQNSSFKDRTGNFLAGVTGQIKLSDRLALTGDFTTILSAGQDGTFDAASQTANRGFSGILFNGTVGLTVYLGSNAKHADWVVDNENEFDMINKRLNDIDTKMQDTDRDGVVDYLDVEPNTISGVMVDSKGRAVDLNNNNIPDEIERYFDKTYGKKADQTVILSNNELIRNLINEGYVTTYFDFAKSKPTNVSTEGIDFILTYLRNNPTASVDIIGHADEIGRSDYNDKLSNARANSVKDVLVKAKIDSSRLNIVGAGEDSSVDKDSDGARKLVRRVTFKVK
- a CDS encoding HAD family hydrolase; its protein translation is MNLKVIAFDADDTLWINETYFDETEKKFCGLMEDYLSHQGISKELFKIEIDNLKLYGYGIKGYILSMIEAAMRISNNTIPIEIIEKIIQYGKELLEKPVVLLDGVEETLQALHGKYKLVVATKGDLLDQRRKLHNSGLGHYFHHIEVMSDKQEVDYSDLIKRLEIQPEEFFMIGNSLKSDVLPVLAIGGYAVHIPFHTTWAHEKIDHKVEHKNFQAFEKITEVLKKLD